Below is a genomic region from Gemmobacter sp. 24YEA27.
AAAAACCAAGCGCATGGAGCTGCGCGCCAAGCTTCGCGCGGGTGACACCGGGCTGCGCGCGCAAAACCGCCACCGCCTCGCGCATCAGCGCCTGGCCAATGCCGCGACCACGCGCTTCGGCCAGCACACAGACCCGGCCGATCTTGCCGGTCGCACCGTCGATCAGGATGCGCGCGGTCCCGAGCGGCTGGCCGTCTGTGGCCAGCAGATGCAGCGCCTCGCCATCACGCCCGTCGACCTCATCGTCCTCGGAAACCGCCTGTTCCTCGATGAAAACGCGGCGCCGCAGCGCCTGACAGGCGGCCAGGTCATCGGTAAGCGCAACCCGGATCATGCGAAATACTCCCTGAGAATGCGGCTGTAGATCGCTTTGAGCTGGTGGATCTGCGCGATTTCGACCCGCTCATCGACCTGGTGCATGGTTTTTCCAACCAGCCCGAATTCGACCACCGGGCAGTGATCCTTGACGAAACGCGCATCCGAAGTGCCGCCGCTCGTGGAGTATTCCGGAGCAACCCCGGTCTCGGCCTGCACCGCGCGGCGGATCATCGCGGAAAATTCGCCCGGCTCGGTCAGGAAGCTGTCGCCGGAACTTTTGACCTGCACCGTAATCTTCACCCCGGTCTCAGCAGCCACCGCAGCCGCATGAACCTGCAGCCAGGCCGCAATGCTTTCGCCGGAATGCAGGTCATTATAGCGAATATTGACCGTAGCCGTGCCGCGCGCCGGGATCACATTGGTGGCCTTATTGCCGCAATCAATCGTGGTGATCGCGAGGGTCGAGGCGTCGAAATGATCTGATCCCGCGTCCAGCGGCTCCGCCTCCAGCCGCGCCATCAGCTTCACCAGCGCCGACATCGGGTTCTTCGCGCGATGCGGATAGGCGGAATGGCCCTGCACCCCTTCGGCGGTGAACCAGGCGGTGACGCTGCCACGCCGGCCGATCTTCATCATCTGACCCATGACATCGGGGCAGGTCGGCTCACCCACCAGGCAATGCGTCATCCGCTCGCCCTGCTCTGCCATCCAGTCCAGCAGCGCCACGGTTCCATGTTCGGCAATATCTTCTTCATCACCGGTGATCGCGAGGATCACCGCGCCGTCGGGCGGGGTCTCGCGCACGAAATCCACCGCAGCAGCGGCAAAGGCCGCCACACCGGATTTCATATCGGTGGCGCCACGCCCATACATCCAGCCATCGACCACGGCCGCGCCGAAAGGGTCCTGCGACCAGGCCGCGAAATCCCCCACCGGCACCACATCGGTATGACCGTTGAAGCCGAATGACCGGTTCGCACCTCGCGTGCCCCAGCGGGCATAGAGATTGGAAATCCCACCGCGATCGACCCGCGTACAGGCGAACCCGGCCTCGCTCAGCACTGCCTCCAGCAAGACGAGCGCGCCGCCCTCTGCCGGCGTTACCGAATTGCAGCGAATCAGCTCTGCGGTCAGCTTAGCCGGGTCAACCGGGGTGAATTCGGTCATGGCGGTCTCCTTCAGGCGCTTGCGACAGCCATAATCCGGGCCGCCGCGCGGAGCAACCGGCGCCTCAGTCCGCCCCCCCTGCGCCCCCGGCCGCAACTGCCTCAACCGGCGAAAGCACAATCGCTGTCGCATTCTTCACCGTCAGAACCACGCCCGGCAACAGCCCGACCCGCGTCCGCGCTTCGGCCCGGAAGGCCGCGTCGATATTTGCGATGCCGCCCAGCACCTGCAACAGGGCCGGCGAGGTGCCGAGATTGTTATGCCCCGCCCCCTGATTATAGGCGGCGGTGTCGTAATAGGTGACCTCAAGATCAGAGATCGCCCGCAGATCCGTCAGGTTGCCCAGCCGGTCAGGCGCGCCTGCGATGCGCGACGAGATGTTCAGGATGGTGTCACGGGTGCTGCCAAAGATCAGGAAGGGCTGTGGCAGTTTCCCCATCGCATGGGCCTGGGCGCGGAACAGGTCAACATCGAGATCGGGCGAGATCAGGATCACCCCCGCCATGCGGTCCATGACCTTGCGGTCGCCGCGGATCGAGGCCTGACGCAGAGTTTCCATCGTCAGGGCGCCACCCATCGAATGGGCCACGATGATGATCCGCTCCGCCCCGGCTCCGGCAACCTCACGGAGCAAGGCCTCAAGCCCGTCGCGACCGAACAGAGCGGAATCGCGGTCATAGACATAGCCAAGCGCCGATCCGCGCGAGGGCCAGGCATAATGCACCGCCACACCCGGCACTTTCAGATCGTAATGCATCTGCGCGACGCGGTAGATGCTTTCTGCCATGGTATTGTTGAATCCATGCACATAGACGGTCACGTCACGACTGCCGCGCTGCCCCAGGTTCTTCGCCAGCTCTTTGCGGAAATCGCCTGCCGTTGCGAATTGCTGATCCGCGAGCGTCAGGAAATCCTTCGCGGGATCCGCCCGCTTCACCGATTTCGGCCAGGTGACCTCGCCCACCTTATGATCACGCGGCATCAGGATATCATAGCGCATGAAGCTCGCGAAATCCGACCGCGCGAACCCGAATTCACCATTCTCTTCGCGCCGCGACGTGCCGACATAAATCGGCACCCGGATCGACACCTCTTCCGCCGTCGCGATCTTTTCGGGCGTCAGCTCTTCAAGCATCACGAAGTTCCCGCGCGGCGCGCAGGAGGCGAACAGGACAAACGCCAAAAGGGCAACAAAAATTCTCATGCCCCTTTCCTGACCGGCCTGCCGCAACCGGTCAAGCCCCGCCGCTTCACCAGATGTTTCAATCCAGTCAGGAATTGCCCTTCCCCGTCATAAAAGCACGCAGGAGGAGGCGGGGGCAGGCCCCCGCCCGCAACGTCACAACACGTAGCGGGAAATATCAGCCGAGCGCGCCAGGCCGCCGACATTCTTTTCGACAAAGGCCTCATCCACCACCACCGCCTCACCCGGGCGGTCCGGCGCGGTGAAGGAAAGCTCCTCGAACACCCGCTCCATCACCGTGTAAAGCCTGCGTGCCCCGATATTCTCGACCGAGCGGTTCACTTCGGCCGCGAGCGCCGCAATCGTCGCGATCCCGTCTTCGGTAAAGCTGACCGCCACCTCTTCGGTCGCCATCAGCCCGGTATATTGCCGGGTCAGCGCATTGTCAGTCTCGGTCAGGATCCGGACAAAATCACCCTCGGTCAGTGCCTCAAGCTCGACCCGGATCGGCAGACGGCCCTGCAATTCAGGCAGCAGGTCCGAGGGTTTGGCGATATGGAAGGCGCCAGAGGCGATGAACAGGATATGATCGGTCTTCACCGGCCCGTATTTGGTCGAAACGGTTGTTCCTTCTATCAGCGGCAGCAGATCACGCTGCACGCCTTCGCGGGACACATCTGCGCCCCGCGCCTCGGATTTCGCACAGATCTTGTCGATCTCATCAAGAAAAACGATACCATCGGCCTGCACCACCTGCAGCGCGCGCGCCTTCACCGCCTCGTCATCCAGAAGCTTGTCGGCCTCCTGGCCCAGCAGCAGATCATAGCTGTCCGCCACCGTGACCCGCTTTTTTGTCGAGCGCTGAAACGCCTTGCCGAACATCTCCTGCAGGCCCTGAAGCTGCATCTCCATCCCCTGGCCGCCGCCCATCATCGGCATGGCGGGCACCGGGTCCTGGACCTCGATCTCGATCATGGTCTCGTCCAGCTCACCCGAGCGCAGCTTTTTGCGAAACATCTCGCGGGTCTGGTCGCGTGCATCCTTGCCGGCAATCGCCTCGATCACCCGCTCCTCGGCGGCGCGTTTCGCCTTTTCGCGCACCTCATCGCGCATCATCGCGCGGGTATCGACGATGGCGACATCCATCAGATCACGGATGATGCTTTCCACATCGCGGCCGACATAGCCGACTTCGGTGAATTTAGTCGCCTCGACCTTGAGGAACGGCGCTTTCGCGAGCTTCGCCAGCCGGCGCGAGATCTCGGTCTTGCCGACCCCGGTCGGCCCGATCATCAGGATGTTCTTCGGGTAAACCTCGTCGATCAGATCGGCGGCGAGGCGATTCCGGCGCCAGCGATTGCGCAAGGCCACAGCCACGGCGCGCTTGGCATCTGCCTGGCCGATGATGAAACGGTCCAGTTCCGAGACGATTTCGCGGGGGGTCAGGTCGGTCATACTTCAGGCCTCGAATAGGGAGGAAGCCGGTCTTTGCCGGGAAAGTCGGGAAGGGTGCGCATCAGCCAGCCGCGCAGCTGCACCCACCAGGTGCCGATGGCGGTGATCAGCGCGCCCAGAAGCAGCAGCGCAAAGGCCCAGGAGCCGAAATCGCCGCCCCCCGTCGCCCAGACGATCACGAAGGCCATATAGCCAATGGCAGCCGAGACAAACGAGCGCCGGTCGATCACCAGCGCCAGCCCGGTGATGATCAGCAGCGCGACCAGCAAAAGCACCATGCCACCCGAGCCGTAGAGCGTCACCGCCACGGTATTGACCAGCGCGAAAGCCGCCAGCAGATGCAGCCAGA
It encodes:
- a CDS encoding alpha/beta fold hydrolase, whose amino-acid sequence is MRIFVALLAFVLFASCAPRGNFVMLEELTPEKIATAEEVSIRVPIYVGTSRREENGEFGFARSDFASFMRYDILMPRDHKVGEVTWPKSVKRADPAKDFLTLADQQFATAGDFRKELAKNLGQRGSRDVTVYVHGFNNTMAESIYRVAQMHYDLKVPGVAVHYAWPSRGSALGYVYDRDSALFGRDGLEALLREVAGAGAERIIIVAHSMGGALTMETLRQASIRGDRKVMDRMAGVILISPDLDVDLFRAQAHAMGKLPQPFLIFGSTRDTILNISSRIAGAPDRLGNLTDLRAISDLEVTYYDTAAYNQGAGHNNLGTSPALLQVLGGIANIDAAFRAEARTRVGLLPGVVLTVKNATAIVLSPVEAVAAGGAGGAD
- the hslU gene encoding ATP-dependent protease ATPase subunit HslU; amino-acid sequence: MTDLTPREIVSELDRFIIGQADAKRAVAVALRNRWRRNRLAADLIDEVYPKNILMIGPTGVGKTEISRRLAKLAKAPFLKVEATKFTEVGYVGRDVESIIRDLMDVAIVDTRAMMRDEVREKAKRAAEERVIEAIAGKDARDQTREMFRKKLRSGELDETMIEIEVQDPVPAMPMMGGGQGMEMQLQGLQEMFGKAFQRSTKKRVTVADSYDLLLGQEADKLLDDEAVKARALQVVQADGIVFLDEIDKICAKSEARGADVSREGVQRDLLPLIEGTTVSTKYGPVKTDHILFIASGAFHIAKPSDLLPELQGRLPIRVELEALTEGDFVRILTETDNALTRQYTGLMATEEVAVSFTEDGIATIAALAAEVNRSVENIGARRLYTVMERVFEELSFTAPDRPGEAVVVDEAFVEKNVGGLARSADISRYVL
- a CDS encoding GNAT family N-acetyltransferase; amino-acid sequence: MRVALTDDLAACQALRRRVFIEEQAVSEDDEVDGRDGEALHLLATDGQPLGTARILIDGATGKIGRVCVLAEARGRGIGQALMREAVAVLRAQPGVTRAKLGAQLHALGFYEALGFRAFGPEYQDAAIAHRDMELML
- the dapE gene encoding succinyl-diaminopimelate desuccinylase; translated protein: MTEFTPVDPAKLTAELIRCNSVTPAEGGALVLLEAVLSEAGFACTRVDRGGISNLYARWGTRGANRSFGFNGHTDVVPVGDFAAWSQDPFGAAVVDGWMYGRGATDMKSGVAAFAAAAVDFVRETPPDGAVILAITGDEEDIAEHGTVALLDWMAEQGERMTHCLVGEPTCPDVMGQMMKIGRRGSVTAWFTAEGVQGHSAYPHRAKNPMSALVKLMARLEAEPLDAGSDHFDASTLAITTIDCGNKATNVIPARGTATVNIRYNDLHSGESIAAWLQVHAAAVAAETGVKITVQVKSSGDSFLTEPGEFSAMIRRAVQAETGVAPEYSTSGGTSDARFVKDHCPVVEFGLVGKTMHQVDERVEIAQIHQLKAIYSRILREYFA